From a region of the Deltaproteobacteria bacterium genome:
- a CDS encoding AAA family ATPase, whose amino-acid sequence MANIKEQNRRLVDALRTRMGEKAPLIQVVVGPRQVGKTTALKAVLREAGIYHSADYPTPLSSEVLLDWWQEAENDASRLLAVDEIQKV is encoded by the coding sequence GTGGCTAATATTAAAGAACAAAATAGGAGATTAGTAGACGCCCTTAGGACGCGGATGGGCGAGAAAGCGCCGTTAATCCAAGTGGTAGTTGGGCCGCGACAGGTTGGAAAAACCACTGCTTTGAAAGCCGTATTGAGAGAAGCAGGCATTTATCATAGCGCCGATTACCCCACGCCTTTAAGTAGTGAGGTGCTATTAGATTGGTGGCAGGAGGCGGAAAATGACGCTTCGCGTTTGCTCGCGGTGGATGAAATTCAAAAAGTT